ttgagaaggagcggcagagaagaagtgctgtagactgaccataacccccattcccccgttcccctgcgccgctcggggggaggaggtggaagagggtggatggggggggaaggtgcttttggtttctttcctttgtttctcgcttctctagcttgttaggaATGAGCAAGAAATCTTACCCTCTTCTtctgctgagtctgttttgcccgttccAATAATTCTTgcatgattttctcgtccttatctcaacccttgagcccttttcacatattttctccccattcctcttggaggagggggagtgagagagcggctgtggtggagctcggctgcccactcgagcggaaccacgccATTGATTAACATCTGGGTGGCAGATGAGCAGGGGAAACATCTTCCAAACTTGCCAATATTTTCTTGATAATGAACTCCAAgtccttcttctctgctctccGCTTCTGAAGGTTCTGTCACCTcctcaggaagcagaagcagtacaATGGGATTTAGAAGATCCAGCTCGAGCATAAGCACCAGTTAGAGGAAGCAATGCTTTCTAGTTAGTCCAGTGTTTGAAGAGAGTTCCTCTGGCTTTCTAAGAACATCTCCTAGTGCAAAGCAGCTGATTGATCTGACTGGGCAATGAAAGCAAAGGAAGTGCAAAGCAGCAAATGCTTGAGAGAGGGCAAAAGAGATGCATGTCAAGCGTCTGGGGGGGAAGAAGGCCGTCAGCTCTTAACAGATTCTTTGCCATCTCATTTGTTTCTCAAAGACATCACATTTAGTGAAGACAGTAGCGTTTGACTCCATGTGCTGTAGTAACCACCTAATGGAGGTTAAAGAACAGACACAAGGGTAGCAAAGTCCTTCCCTTGCTTCTCACACAAGGACAAAACTCTTACCTGAGAGAAATGCAGATTCATTTCTCAAATCTCACAGCACTTTTGGACGCCATTGGCTATGGCTTACCTCTTACGGATTTGAAGATTTCCGTAGGGCTGACTGATTTAGATGGGGAGAGGTTGAAATTAGCACACTTGTCAATGTGCTATTAATTTGGAAACAtagtcatatttttatttattatttttttttttttccctagaccTGTTAATACACTAGGCAGTCCCAGGAAGCGTAAAACTTTGAGCCATGCTCTCCAGCATTTGCATTCTGCACTTTCTGTAGGTTCTTTATTCTGGAATCAGAATTCTGACAATCTCCTCAACAGCATAGCGATGCAAAATCCGCAGACCCAGATAAAAGAGCCTCCCATCCATGGTTGTATGATTGTCAGACACGCGTTCTTTTCTATGAAGTGGTTCTCAGTGTTTGAAGATAGATGACTACCCAACACGGAACTGTCTCAAGTTTCCAGAGGGAGACAGCTTTGTAGAAATCATAGACAAATTTCATGACAGGTGGCCTAGCATGGAATTGATTCTTAACAAGTTTGGTAGAATAGCCTTGTAGACTTCAAAGCTGGTACATCATCATTTGAACACTCCTTCCAAGGTGTCTGTATTTGAAGTGTGGATTTCCTGTAGCTGGAGTGTTCCCTGACTCTGAAATATTAGACTCTAACTTGCCAAAAGCTCTTGTAACTCTGAAGGACAAGttaacatttctgaaacaagagAGAGACTGGCAATACCTGAAAAGCATAAGTTCAAGGTTGATTTTAGTGAACAAAATCAGTTAagcctgttaaaataataacgataatgataataacaataacaacacaGACAGTAAACTACACAGTattccttttctccttgttaTCTGGGatacattttctgcaaaattgAAACGTCTCACTGGACAGAAATTCCATATTTCAAGCATTTCAAGAACATAGAATTCATGAAGAAATTAATCTCTTTATGAATAAGAGTGTGTGACtaaaaaaagacagatgagCTGCGTTTTTCATGCTCTGTGAGAAATTTCTCATCCAAAGGCAAAGAGTTTCTGGCATTCAGGTGACACAGGCAGGCACAAaaaggcatcctttaaatctAGTACCGTGAACCAAACTTGACTGGAATTGACACTGTTCCTGTAAATTGACactgttcctttcatttcattagaCCAACTACACAGAGTTGTATAGAGAAGACTATTCTTGTGAAGAAGAGTTGTATAGCATAGCCTAAGTACCCTCAATCGAAGCAGGTAAAATCATACCTagtaaagaacaaaagaacatgTCTTTCTTTCATGAGCTAAGTGTAAGAGCATTCCCAAAATTCCGTCCTGACTTGgggaacaacaaaccaaaactgtgCAAAAGAAATCATGAGCCACTGGGATGAGTGCTCTGGCAAGCAGACCCAGACTCTTCAGATTCTTTGCAGCAAATCTACCCAGGCTATCATTTGCACTTCCTATCTACTTCAGTGCAACCAACTTTTGATTTATCCTCGGAGtatttctcaagtttttcaGTCCTTCCCCAGACCTCTCGCCTTCACACGGGCCATGAAGCCCACCTTCAGCCAGAGAGGAGGCGTGGCCAccgtgaagaaagaaaatgaatggggaCAGTCCCTGCCACCTCATCCTAGTACGACGTACTGGGACCAGGTTGCCATAGGCGTCTGTCCCTGGAGTGGAGCAGGGTGGAGCATTAATCAGAAAGGAATTTGTCTCCATTGCCGAGAGCAAGCCACATTCCTCATGGATATCACAagtcttcttttcattccctgtGGAGCTCTTGAAGCCCTCTGCTCAGGGAACCTCACTGCTGGAGACCCCTGTATGTTCTACAGGGACTCCTGGTACCTCAAGTGACCTGAGGCGTGGATTTCACAGCTCAACTGGAAGCTTGAGCCATGCATAAGCCTTAGGTATTGCAACCTGTTCCTTCCTTAGATCTCTCCTTACCTACGTATGGACAAGATTGTCAGGTGTTGTTTTTGAACCTTCCAGTACCCACTAATCACCGAATTGAAAAAGCCAATCTGCAAGCATGGACTGGATTTCCAACAAAAAACGGAGAGAAGCCCTGGCAAAGCTGTTGTGAACAATAGCCCCCTCTTGTGTGTTaaaggggcagcagggctgtgtctgcATAGGCCTGAGCTTTGGAGCTTTACGCAAACTTGGTAAACTTGTGAGGAAAGCAACCAGTGCAAGTGGCTTCCCCAAGGGGTGACTGCACAGAAGCGAACGCCTGACAGTGGCTGCCCAAGCTGACGGCTTAGCTCTGGTCTGGATATATCATAAGCTTTGTTGTGCAGGGTAGAAGTGAATTTCCGTCATGAAAAACAGCCCAGTGCTGGATGAtatcatgtttatttcataaagaagcaaggagggaggaaaacatGACTGTTTTCTAAGACTCTTGCACATCCTCAGCACATTGAGCATGTACGTCCTAGCACTGCACTAGTAAGGGAAGACCTCAACCAGGAGCAGATTATTcttgattaatttaaactggGGGAGCGGGAATCACATCAGACAAAGACGTCCTTTTCACCAACATAGTTTATTTTGCTGTCAAGGCTCTACACGAAGACAGTAAAAAGGTAACAAAGAAGTCaatattccctccttccccttccctctcctcccctccacttCCTTCCCTGGCTCTCTCCTCCCCTATACTCCCCTACACTCACCCCCCTatgctcccctacactctcctctcctacactcccctacacacacctcccctacactctgctcccctacactcccctacgcTCTGCTCCTCTACCCTCCCcttcactcagttcccctaCCCTCCCCTTCACTCagttcattcattcattcatttcatattcatttttgttgcttaAGATAACTGtttgaatatttttcaataGAATTTTGCCATGATCTATTTTGTGAAGTCTAGAAAAcagacccccaccccccccaaagaaaagaaaaaaagaaaaaaaaaagaaagaaaaaaaaagaaaagtaaagatgcttagtcctttaaaaaaatacttattcatTTGGTGGGATGGAGGAAGTTAAACATGTTTTCTATTCTATCCATGTAGACTGTGCTCAGTAGAAGTTTCTGTAAAATTCTGCTGACAAATGGCAGAATCCATCTGGACTGCTCTAGGAAGTGGAACAGACCCACAGTGGACAGGAAAATGTACTATCAGAACAATTAGGAAATCAAATCTATTGTGATCTAAGTTACTGACAAGTGTTAAATGAATTCCCTCCGTTCCTATTTGGCATGGAAGAAATGGGCACAGAAATGACTCATTTACCCTAAGTATGTCTCTGTCACCTTCTCAGCTCCAACACGATTCTCCTTTTCAGCTTGACCTCAGTGTAAACTGTGAGTCTCTGTTAAGCGTCATGCACCAAGTGTCAGAAGCGACTGTGCTCTGACCAAGACTCCCTGTGCTAGACAAGCTATGGAGAGCAGAAATCTTTTTGTAGTGGTCCTAGGAGAAGGCAGTTTATttggctgcagctcttcttaGAACACTAAGGAAAATCTATTCCTCAAAGGCTGCATCTCTAGTAGATGCTGGGATGGAGCAAGAATGTAGTTTTGCAATAAATCTCCAGTCATCACATTTACTCCATGCAGCTGGAGTTTCAGAGAGGATTAGTGGTACTTGAATGAATGCTCTCtctaaagaaacagaagtgagaGATCTGTTTCAGGTGCAAAATCAATGTATTGCAAGCCCGAAACGGGAGATCAAAAGCCAAACTAATCACCTGTTCTACAAAGAGATCTGAATGCAATTTTGCAGGCATTTTCTTCCAATGGTGCCAAATGAATCTAGTCCAATGCTCATATACGCTGGAACCACATGACGAATACGTAAGGCCTTTAGCCTTAGCTGCTTTGGTCTACTGATCTTCTCCAATTGGACTGTCTTGCTCGTTACTGTACCTCCAAGGGAACAGAACACGGTTTGGATAAATTCACAATCTAGAAAGAGCTCCGGCAGAAACATAGGCATTCCTTGCTACCATCATCACAGAAGgtgcagcagccacagggcCGCTTCATTCATTCACTCACGCACAGAGCACCAAGAACAAATCCTCATTTGTTACAACAAATACTCATTTGTTGCAAAAATAGATTATTGCTCCATCCCCACATCTGAGTAGATGCAGCCTTTGATGAAGAGACGTTCTTTAGTGTTCTAATCAAAGTCATTGCTTattaactgcttttaaaaagaatactAAGATGAGGTCTACAATTTACAGCACAGTGGTTGACCCAGACATCCTCAAGGGTCTGTCCCAAAAAGGTTATTTTGTTGCATAATTCTCGAAAACGCCAGGAGGTGTCATCTTGAATTACCTTACGTAATCACCTTAGACTAATCACCTTATTACCTTAGTCTTTCCCCAAATGTTTTCGTGCTCAGTCTCAATTCCTCCTGCCTCATTTACACACATAGAGCAACCAAGATTGATTCAAGTGCATCCTTCCCCTTGTAGGAGGCAAATAAAAGGTCTAGTGCCTAAAACATTCTTCTTGATTTGTTCTAGTTGCTTGCACCAAACTGTAAGATGTTGCAAATACTGGTTTCCTAAATGTGTTAGCTCTTCTCCTTTGTCCGGCATTTGGTAAGGCCTGCCATCCAAtatctccaaaggggcttagttTGACCAAGTTTACCTAAATTATGTTACTTTGGTGAAAAGCGCGTGTTTTCACCACAATGATATCACAACAACTCAGACTTTGGTGAAAAGAAGTTGCGATTTCTTTATGCGTCTCTCATGTACATGGGAAACCAGTCTTCATGACAAAAGTTTTGGAATCGCTGCCCTGGAAtccattattattgttattaatattgtaattattaaataattattaaatgatGATTacttattaattatattattaattaataaataataataataataataataataataataataataataacaacaaaaacatcatcatcattataaaacatgtggatgtggcctggaggaagctgcggcccatggagagcccccacaggagcaggccctaggctgaagctgcagcccatagagaggagcccacgcaagAGTACTGCATGGTAGTACTGCTGCACAAACCTGTGCACCCTCTAGGCACTAGCAGCATGGAGATGGGGACACCCTGCCCCAGGGTCTGACCGCAGCAGCTGCACACGCAGCCCACAGACACCCATGCAcgcagaacagaacagaagagaCAGCCCTCATCTATGAAATAGTCCTGAACAATTTTATTCAGAAGCCCCGTCCTCGGGACTGAAGCTGCCATCTGTGGGGAGCTCCCTGGTACTGTCAGCCTCACGTTGCTCTAGGTCTTCTgtgatgcagctgaagcagtaaCTCCTGCGGAGAGCCCGAAGTGCTCTCCTGAAGAGGGGGGGCAATTGCGAGCGAGCCACAGCGTGCGGGAGGGCAGCAGTGCCTGTGGGGGTCAGAGAGCTGTACGTGAGGGGCTGGGATGGAACTGGGCATGGTCCTGCCTGCCCCCGCCACCAAGGCTTTCCCTTGGGGAGGGGACAGTTGGACATGGAGGGACCCTGTGCGTGGAGTGCTGCCAGCCTCCGTGCCGTGGGCTGGGATGGCTCCATACTTTAGGACATACCTGGCCCTTCCTCTGGCACCGATTGGAAGTGTGAGGAACACTGTGCACTGCTTCTATGCTCGGAGGAAACCTGCATGGGGAGAGAAAACCACAGCCCTGTGGGCCACTGTTTGGCCATGCTCCGGGCCCCGATGCCCCCGATGCCAGATGGATAAGGGATGAGGGGCCTCGAGGCCCACCGACAGGGGTCTGTGGCTTCCATGACTGTGGGACGAGGAAGGTATACCTTGCTTACCTCTTGCAGAAGGCCCCCAGCCAGGGGAGAAGGTGCTGCTTCTTCTTCCTCACATGCTGATGGGGTGAGAGGTGCTGTCCTGGCCTCCAACACAGGGTGCGCAGCCAGGGGAGAGGCTGAAGCTTTTCCCTCTTTGGGCATGCAGGCAGGGGGGAGCTCCTCGGGCCCAGGAACTGCGGCCataggagcagctgaaggcctGGCATCTGCCTCACCAGATGGGGCAGGAGACGTGCCGGGCAGGACGTCGTCTGCTTCTGCCACAGCTTCTATCCTGGGGCTCTCTTCCCACTCTTCCTGAATGTCCTGCAGAATGGTCTTACTCGTTGTGGAGCAAAAGTAGGGAAGGCGCTGGCCCGCAGTCCtcactgccacctcctgcctgcccgaTGCACTGGCTGCAGTGCTGTCAGCTGTGTCACCGTCGTCTGCTGCCCAGATCCTTCGCAACCTCGGAACCTTCACGCTGCTCGGCCAGGACTCGTTCCACCGGGACAACTGgcagccttccctctccccGCTCGGAATGATCTGCATTGCTGGCCGAAAGGAGGAGCACCCATAGATATCCCAGTTGATCTTGACCCGGTCTTTCAATGTCGGCGGTCTTTTCTGGCTGCTTGTGGAAGGGCCGGGCatagcagcagccaggggagaGGCTGAAGCTTTTCCCTCTTTGGGCATGCAGGCCGGGGGGAGCTCCTCGGGCCCAGGAACTGCGGCCataggagcagctgaaggcctGGCATCTGCCTCACCAGATGGGGCAGGAGACGTGCCGGGCAGGACGTCGTCTGCTTCTGCCACAGCTTCTATCCTGGGGCTCTCTTCCCACTCTTCCTGAATGTCCTGCAGAATGGTCTTACTCGTTGTGGAGCAAAAGTAGGGAAGGCGCTGGCCCGCAGTCCtcactgccacctcctgcctgcccgaTGCACTGGCTGCAGTGCTGTCAGCTGTGTCACCGTCGTCTGCTGCCCAGATCCTTCGCAACCTCGGAACCTTCACGCTGCTCGGCCAGGACTCGTTCCACCGGGACAACTGgcagccttccctctccccGCTCGGAATGATCTGCATTGCTGGCCGAAAGGAGGAGCACCCATAGATATCCCAGTTGATCTTGACCCGGTCTTTCAATGTCGGCGGTCTTTTCTGGCTGCTTGTGGAAGGGCCGGGCatagcagcagccaggggagaAGGCGATTTAGCATCTCTGGGTGCTGATGCACCCATAGGATTCTTGTCCCCCTCACTGGCAGGACCTGCAACCTGCGCAGAATCTGCTGGCTCAGCATTGGTTGGCCCTGACATGGCAAGAGATGCGCTCTGTGCGGGGCTGACTGCCTCTCTGGCAGAATCTCTGCCAGTGCTGTGGGGTGAGCCAGGCCCCTGCTGGTGGGCTGCGTCTGGGTCCCAGTGAAGGTTCCAGGTGGcttccttctgctgcctccctcctggcTTGGagatcccagcagcagctcttgtgTCCTCTCGAGCATGGCCATCTTTTCGTCTCCGTGTTGCTGGCATCTTTTCAGTCTTGGTGGCCGGCACCTGGGCTGTCCTTGCGGGTGTTGCCACACTGCTGGGAGGGGCGTAGTGCCTTTGTACCCTCAGCTGCACCCTGGGTCTTtggctcctggctgcagcaTGGCTTGGGGTTGGCCTGTTGTCTTGCTGGGGTCTGGCCTGCAGAGGCGCCAGAATGGATGCGGGGGCTTGCAGGGCTGTCCCCCGGCTCTCGGCAGTTGCTGCCATTTGCTCTTTTCTCACGTGTCCTTGAGGACGTGGGACGACCTCGGGGAGTCTGACAGCCTTGGTGCTCGTGATGCAGTCTCTGCATGGCACAGAAGAGGTGGAGCCTGCTACTGACAGACTGGGCAGCCGGGGGATAGTTGAAGCTCCCACTGAATGCCGATGTGTAGTTCTCAGTGTCGCTGCCTGCCTTGGCAGAGGCGGCAAGGCTGGTAGAGGATCTCTCCGTTCACCGGTGGCACTGCTGCCGGGCAGTGCCTGCCTCAGCTTCAGGCTGTCTGTCTGCAAGGGAAGCCAAGGAGAAAGGTGATGTTACCGTAGTCCTTTCCCACCTGCCCACCTCCAGCACCTGCCCACCTGCCCCCTCCAGCACGTGCCGCCTCCTtgtcagcagctcccagggcttGG
This region of Anas platyrhynchos isolate ZD024472 breed Pekin duck chromosome Z, IASCAAS_PekinDuck_T2T, whole genome shotgun sequence genomic DNA includes:
- the LOC140000684 gene encoding uncharacterized protein isoform X1, whose product is MPKEQEAKACSQPNKGLPSMKKHHQVQPKPPQAGPLCSQTPSLSIHGVRLPQLHCPQKSQASRKKSTQTDSLKLRQALPGSSATGERRDPLPALPPLPRQAATLRTTHRHSVGASTIPRLPSLSVAGSTSSVPCRDCITSTKAVRLPEVVPRPQGHVRKEQMAATAESRGTALQAPASILAPLQARPQQDNRPTPSHAAARSQRPRVQLRVQRHYAPPSSVATPARTAQVPATKTEKMPATRRRKDGHAREDTRAAAGISKPGGRQQKEATWNLHWDPDAAHQQGPGSPHSTGRDSAREAVSPAQSASLAMSGPTNAEPADSAQVAGPASEGDKNPMGASAPRDAKSPSPLAAAMPGPSTSSQKRPPTLKDRVKINWDIYGCSSFRPAMQIIPSGEREGCQLSRWNESWPSSVKVPRLRRIWAADDGDTADSTAASASGRQEVAVRTAGQRLPYFCSTTSKTILQDIQEEWEESPRIEAVAEADDVLPGTSPAPSGEADARPSAAPMAAVPGPEELPPACMPKEGKASASPLAAAMPGPSTSSQKRPPTLKDRVKINWDIYGCSSFRPAMQIIPSGEREGCQLSRWNESWPSSVKVPRLRRIWAADDGDTADSTAASASGRQEVAVRTAGQRLPYFCSTTSKTILQDIQEEWEESPRIEAVAEADDVLPGTSPAPSGEADARPSAAPMAAVPGPEELPPACMPKEGKASASPLAAHPVLEARTAPLTPSACEEEEAAPSPLAGGLLQEVSSEHRSSAQCSSHFQSVPEEGPGMS
- the LOC140000684 gene encoding uncharacterized protein isoform X2, whose amino-acid sequence is METLVKVQPKPPQAGPLCSQTPSLSIHGVRLPQLHCPQKSQASRKKSTQTDSLKLRQALPGSSATGERRDPLPALPPLPRQAATLRTTHRHSVGASTIPRLPSLSVAGSTSSVPCRDCITSTKAVRLPEVVPRPQGHVRKEQMAATAESRGTALQAPASILAPLQARPQQDNRPTPSHAAARSQRPRVQLRVQRHYAPPSSVATPARTAQVPATKTEKMPATRRRKDGHAREDTRAAAGISKPGGRQQKEATWNLHWDPDAAHQQGPGSPHSTGRDSAREAVSPAQSASLAMSGPTNAEPADSAQVAGPASEGDKNPMGASAPRDAKSPSPLAAAMPGPSTSSQKRPPTLKDRVKINWDIYGCSSFRPAMQIIPSGEREGCQLSRWNESWPSSVKVPRLRRIWAADDGDTADSTAASASGRQEVAVRTAGQRLPYFCSTTSKTILQDIQEEWEESPRIEAVAEADDVLPGTSPAPSGEADARPSAAPMAAVPGPEELPPACMPKEGKASASPLAAAMPGPSTSSQKRPPTLKDRVKINWDIYGCSSFRPAMQIIPSGEREGCQLSRWNESWPSSVKVPRLRRIWAADDGDTADSTAASASGRQEVAVRTAGQRLPYFCSTTSKTILQDIQEEWEESPRIEAVAEADDVLPGTSPAPSGEADARPSAAPMAAVPGPEELPPACMPKEGKASASPLAAHPVLEARTAPLTPSACEEEEAAPSPLAGGLLQEVSSEHRSSAQCSSHFQSVPEEGPGMS